A window of the Brassica napus cultivar Da-Ae chromosome C5, Da-Ae, whole genome shotgun sequence genome harbors these coding sequences:
- the LOC106398085 gene encoding uncharacterized protein LOC106398085, protein METSKSSENTFKQNQDLKTEGKVLEARRTRGGRRRSESVSDLEAEETKGFIDLGFVFTEEDLNSELPEILPGLRTFLHGEEQSKTDSSVPRPYLSEAWELHSNKWSERAKKDSIVLDLRMAKICSETNMKDCLKWWARSVASSLK, encoded by the coding sequence ATGGAAACAAGCAAGAGCTCAGAAAATACCTTTAAACAAAACCAAGATCTCAAGACCGAAGGAAAAGTGTTGGAGGCACGGAGAACcagaggaggaagaaggaggAGTGAGAGTGTGTCTGATTTAGAAGCTGAGGAGACCAAAGGGTTTATAGATTTAGGTTTTGTTTTCACCGAAGAAGACTTGAATTCGGAGTTGCCTGAGATACTTCCGGGACTGCGGACGTTTCTCCACGGGGAAGAACAGAGTAAGACAGACTCTTCCGTTCCGAGACCTTACTTGTCGGAGGCATGGGAACTTCACAGCAATAAATGGAGTGAAAGAGCAAAGAAAGATTCAATTGTTTTAGACTTGAGAATGGCTAAGATATGTAGTGAGACGAACATGAAGGATTGTCTCAAATGGTGGGCTCGTTCTGTAGCTTCTAGTCTCAAATGA
- the LOC106402262 gene encoding O-fucosyltransferase 8 isoform X2, producing MGKQGLPRSPRPETRDKEEKIGRRSLDSLTGNDLFIGRRIFGSEGSKAQGSKHDQSCGSSNKFSYSWKQQHSWLRRNFKSILVMVSVTSFIFFMDSIMVSIFHSDRSSVMQDISRLSNDTLHKNVFQPDTPTFREERSSKSSQWKPCADNNKQAVALERSSEMNNGYIMVSANGGLNQQRVAICNAVAVAALLNATLVLPRFLYSNVWKDPSQFGDIYQEERFIEYLKDEVHIVKDLPQHLKPIDDKNLSLVTDTELLKEAKPDDYMKHVLPLLKKYGMVHLFGYGNRLGFDPLPFDVQRLRCKCNFHALKFAPEIQEAGSLLVKRIRRYETSQSKLDEALLGESMVKYSAKEDQERLKYLALHLRFEEDMIAYSLCDFGGGEPERKELQAYREDHFPLLLKRLKESKAVSPEELRKTGRCPLTPEEATLVLAGLGFKKGTYIYLAGSQIYGGSSRMLPLTTLYPNLVTKETLLTPQELAPFKNFSSQLAALDFIACAASDVFAMTDSGSQLSSLVSGFRTYYGDGHAPTLRPNKKRLAAILSESETIKWKAFENRIRKMIEEGHKVRLRPYGRSIYRQPKCPECMCKF from the exons ATGGGTAAACAAGGATTACCGAGAAGTCCTCGACCTGAAACAAGAGATAAAGAAGAGAAGATTGGGAGAAGAAGTTTGGATTCTTTAACAGGAAACGATCTCTTCATTGGTAGAAGAATATTTGGAAGTGAAGGATCCAAGGCTCAAGGATCTAAACATGATCAAAGCTGTGGCAGTAGCAACAAGTTCAGTTACTCTTGGAAGCAGCAACATTCATGGCTTCGTAGGAACTTCAAGTCGATTCTTGTGATGGTCTCTGTCACCAGTTTCATTTTCTTTATGGATTCCATTATGGTTTCGATCTTTCATTCGGATAGAAGCTCCGTGATGCAGGACATTTCAAGGTTGAGCAATGACACTCTACATAag AACGTATTCCAACCCGATACACCGACTTTTCGAGAGGAAAGATCTTCAAAGTCATCACAGTGGAAGCCTTGTGCTGATAATAACAAACAAGCTGTGGCACTAGAGAGGTCTAGTGAAATGAACAATGGTTACATTATGGTTAGTGCAAATGGTGGCCTTAATCAGCAGCGTGTGGCT ATCTGTAACGCGGTTGCGGTTGCTGCTCTGCTCAACGCCACTCTAGTGCTCCCTCGGTTTCTTTACAGCAATGTTTGGAAAGATCCTAG CCAGTTTGGTGATATATACCAGGAGGAACGTTTCATCGAGTATCTGAAAGATGAAGTGCATATAGTGAAGGATCTTCCTCAACATCTGAAACCTATTGATGACAAGAATCTCAGCTTG GTTACTGATACAGAACTATTAAAAGAGGCAAAGCCAGATGATTACATGAAACATGTTCTTCCTTTGTTGAAGAAGTATGGAATGGTTCATCTTTTTGGATATGGGAATCGCCTCGGTTTTGATCCGTTGCCTTTTGATGTTCAg AGATTACGATGTAAGTGCAACTTTCACGCGTTGAAATTCGCTCCCGAGATTCAAGAAGCAGGATCTCTGCTGGTGAAACGGATTAGAAGATATGAAACTTCGCAGAGCAAACTGGATGAGGCATTGCTTGGTGAATCCATGGTGAAATATTCAGCTAAAGAAGATCAAGAACGGTTGAAGTATCTTGCTTTACATCTAAGGTTTGAAGAGGACATGATTGCTTACTCTCTATGCGATTTTGGAGGAGGAGAACCCGAACGTAAAGAGCTTCAAGCGTACAGAGAAGATCATTTCCCTCTTCTCCTCAAACGTTTGAAGGAATCAAA GGCTGTTTCTCCAGAAGAGTTGAGGAAAACAGGAAGGTGTCCATTGACACCAGAGGAAGCAACTCTGGTTCTTGCTGGTCTTGGATTCAAAAAAGGGACATATATATACTTAGCTGGATCTCAAATCTATGGAGGTTCTTCTCGTATGCTTCCTTTAACAACTCTTTACCCCAATCTTGTGACTAAAGAAACTCTCCTTACACCACAAGAACTCGCACCATTCAAGAACTTCTCTtctcag CTAGCTGCATTGGATTTCATAGCTTGTGCAGCTTCGGATGTGTTTGCAATGACTGATTCTGGGAGTCAACTATCGTCCTTAGTCTCTGGATTTAGAACATACTATGGCGACGGTCACGCGCCAACACTGAGACCTAACAAGAAGAGGCTTGCAGCGATCTTATCAGAGAGTGAAACAATAAAGTGGAAGGCTTTTGAAAACCGTATCAGGAAAATGATAGAGGAAGGTCACAAAGTTCGTCTTAGGCCTTATGGACGCAGTATCTATCGACAACCCAAATGCCCAGAGTGTATGtgtaaattttga
- the LOC106402262 gene encoding O-fucosyltransferase 8 isoform X1: MGKQGLPRSPRPETRDKEEKIGRRSLDSLTGNDLFIGRRIFGSEGSKAQGSKHDQSCGSSNKFSYSWKQQHSWLRRNFKSILVMVSVTSFIFFMDSIMVSIFHSDRSSVMQDISRLSNDTLHKNGSSQDASPVQMYSRLLNLASNSLAKNVFQPDTPTFREERSSKSSQWKPCADNNKQAVALERSSEMNNGYIMVSANGGLNQQRVAICNAVAVAALLNATLVLPRFLYSNVWKDPSQFGDIYQEERFIEYLKDEVHIVKDLPQHLKPIDDKNLSLVTDTELLKEAKPDDYMKHVLPLLKKYGMVHLFGYGNRLGFDPLPFDVQRLRCKCNFHALKFAPEIQEAGSLLVKRIRRYETSQSKLDEALLGESMVKYSAKEDQERLKYLALHLRFEEDMIAYSLCDFGGGEPERKELQAYREDHFPLLLKRLKESKAVSPEELRKTGRCPLTPEEATLVLAGLGFKKGTYIYLAGSQIYGGSSRMLPLTTLYPNLVTKETLLTPQELAPFKNFSSQLAALDFIACAASDVFAMTDSGSQLSSLVSGFRTYYGDGHAPTLRPNKKRLAAILSESETIKWKAFENRIRKMIEEGHKVRLRPYGRSIYRQPKCPECMCKF; the protein is encoded by the exons ATGGGTAAACAAGGATTACCGAGAAGTCCTCGACCTGAAACAAGAGATAAAGAAGAGAAGATTGGGAGAAGAAGTTTGGATTCTTTAACAGGAAACGATCTCTTCATTGGTAGAAGAATATTTGGAAGTGAAGGATCCAAGGCTCAAGGATCTAAACATGATCAAAGCTGTGGCAGTAGCAACAAGTTCAGTTACTCTTGGAAGCAGCAACATTCATGGCTTCGTAGGAACTTCAAGTCGATTCTTGTGATGGTCTCTGTCACCAGTTTCATTTTCTTTATGGATTCCATTATGGTTTCGATCTTTCATTCGGATAGAAGCTCCGTGATGCAGGACATTTCAAGGTTGAGCAATGACACTCTACATAag AATGGATCATCTCAAGATGCTTCACCGGTGCAAATGTATAGCCGTTTACTAAACTTAGCTTCAAATTCTCTTGCAAAG AACGTATTCCAACCCGATACACCGACTTTTCGAGAGGAAAGATCTTCAAAGTCATCACAGTGGAAGCCTTGTGCTGATAATAACAAACAAGCTGTGGCACTAGAGAGGTCTAGTGAAATGAACAATGGTTACATTATGGTTAGTGCAAATGGTGGCCTTAATCAGCAGCGTGTGGCT ATCTGTAACGCGGTTGCGGTTGCTGCTCTGCTCAACGCCACTCTAGTGCTCCCTCGGTTTCTTTACAGCAATGTTTGGAAAGATCCTAG CCAGTTTGGTGATATATACCAGGAGGAACGTTTCATCGAGTATCTGAAAGATGAAGTGCATATAGTGAAGGATCTTCCTCAACATCTGAAACCTATTGATGACAAGAATCTCAGCTTG GTTACTGATACAGAACTATTAAAAGAGGCAAAGCCAGATGATTACATGAAACATGTTCTTCCTTTGTTGAAGAAGTATGGAATGGTTCATCTTTTTGGATATGGGAATCGCCTCGGTTTTGATCCGTTGCCTTTTGATGTTCAg AGATTACGATGTAAGTGCAACTTTCACGCGTTGAAATTCGCTCCCGAGATTCAAGAAGCAGGATCTCTGCTGGTGAAACGGATTAGAAGATATGAAACTTCGCAGAGCAAACTGGATGAGGCATTGCTTGGTGAATCCATGGTGAAATATTCAGCTAAAGAAGATCAAGAACGGTTGAAGTATCTTGCTTTACATCTAAGGTTTGAAGAGGACATGATTGCTTACTCTCTATGCGATTTTGGAGGAGGAGAACCCGAACGTAAAGAGCTTCAAGCGTACAGAGAAGATCATTTCCCTCTTCTCCTCAAACGTTTGAAGGAATCAAA GGCTGTTTCTCCAGAAGAGTTGAGGAAAACAGGAAGGTGTCCATTGACACCAGAGGAAGCAACTCTGGTTCTTGCTGGTCTTGGATTCAAAAAAGGGACATATATATACTTAGCTGGATCTCAAATCTATGGAGGTTCTTCTCGTATGCTTCCTTTAACAACTCTTTACCCCAATCTTGTGACTAAAGAAACTCTCCTTACACCACAAGAACTCGCACCATTCAAGAACTTCTCTtctcag CTAGCTGCATTGGATTTCATAGCTTGTGCAGCTTCGGATGTGTTTGCAATGACTGATTCTGGGAGTCAACTATCGTCCTTAGTCTCTGGATTTAGAACATACTATGGCGACGGTCACGCGCCAACACTGAGACCTAACAAGAAGAGGCTTGCAGCGATCTTATCAGAGAGTGAAACAATAAAGTGGAAGGCTTTTGAAAACCGTATCAGGAAAATGATAGAGGAAGGTCACAAAGTTCGTCTTAGGCCTTATGGACGCAGTATCTATCGACAACCCAAATGCCCAGAGTGTATGtgtaaattttga